The Arachis hypogaea cultivar Tifrunner chromosome 14, arahy.Tifrunner.gnm2.J5K5, whole genome shotgun sequence genome has a segment encoding these proteins:
- the LOC112740328 gene encoding uncharacterized protein has protein sequence MREIFETLSNPFQLLFAAVEVGNFGFLSEILSAYPDLIRTKDNSTDQTIIHKAVMHRHASIFNLIHEIGSLKDTIVTMMDTEGNTLLHLAAKRAPPQRQLELVSGAAFQMCLELVWFKEVKKIMPPSLINYKNSAGKTASELFSEEHKELRKDAESWMKSTAENCMLIATVVATGAFAAAITVPGGVDHKGGKPNKLGKTSWFSVFTISDATAFISSATSILIFLSILLSRYAESDFYKSLPLKLICGLVALFCSITSMMVAFASAFFITYHQYASYLVPIFVSIFASLPAILFLILQFSLWSDIMHSTVWCRELFKPSKKMLYALEN, from the exons ATGCGAGAGATATTTGAAACGCTAAGCAACCCTTTTCAACTGTTATTTGCTGCAGTAGAAGTTGGTAATTTTGGGTTCTTATCAGAGATTCTTAGTGCTTATCCAGACTTGATACGGACAAAGGATAATAGTACAGACCAAACCATAATTCACAAAGCTGTGATGCATCGCCATGCAAGCATCTTCAATCTCATACATGAGATAGGGTCTCTGAAGGATACCATAGTGACTATGATGGACACAGAAGGTAATACTTTGTTGCATTTGGCTGCAAAAAGAGCACCACCGCAAAGACAACTTGAATTAGTATCTGGAGCAGCATTCCAAATGTGCCTTGAGTTAGTATGGTTCAAG GAAGTGAAGAAGATAATGCCACCATCGCTCATAAACTATAAAAACTCCGCTGGTAAAACTGCTAGTGAATTATTTTCAGAGGAACATAAGGAGTTGCGAAAAGATGCAGAATCTTGGATGAAAAGTACAGCTGAGAATTGTATGCTCATTGCAACCGTCGTTGCAACAGGGGCGTTTGCTGCTGCAATAACCGTGCCAGGTGGTGTTGATCATAAAGGGGGGAAGCCAAACAAATTGGGCAAAACATCATGGTTCTCGGTGTTTACAATCTCAGATGCAACTGCATTTATCTCATCAGCAACTTCAATATTAATATTCTTGTCCATTCTTCTTTCGCGTTATGCTGAGAGTGACTTCTACAAATCATTGCCCCTGAAACTCATATGTGGATTGGTGGCTTTGTTCTGCTCAATAACAAGCATGATGGTAGCATTTGCAAGTGCCTTCTTCATTACTTATCATCAATATGCCTCATATCTTGTTCCCATTTTCGTTTCTATATTTGCCTCTCTGCCAGCAATTCTATTCTTGATTCTCCAGTTTTCACTGTGGTCAGATATAATGCATTCAACCGTTTGGTGTAGGGAACTTTTTAAGCCAAGCAAAAAGATGCTTTACGCACTAGAGAACTAG
- the LOC112741835 gene encoding 26S proteasome non-ATPase regulatory subunit 11 homolog has protein sequence MTFNGASSWEQVPYQLENLWRILWIDLSRSCPVAKIPGTFSLQIALCKEMVQWTRAEKRTFLRQRVEARFAALLMENKEFSEALTLLSSLVKDVRRLDDKLLLGDINLLESKLHFSLRNLPKAKAALTAARTAANAIHVPPAQQGAIDLQSGLLHAEEKDYKIAYSYFFEAFESFNKMNKI, from the exons ATGACCTTTAATGGAGCCTCCAGTTGGGAACAAGTTCCGTATCAGTTGGAAAATCTGTGGCGCATTCTTTGGATAGATCTATCTCG CTCTTGTCCAGTTGCTAAAATTCCAGGGACATTTTCTCTTCAAATTGCACTCTGCAAAGAAATGGTGCAATGGACTCGTGCTGAGAAGCGTACGTTTTTGAGGCAGAGAGTTGAGGCAAGGTTTGCAGCACTTCTGATGGAAAATAAGGAGTTTTCAGAAGCTTTGACTTTACTCTCCAGCTTGGTCAAAGATGTTAGAAGATTAGATGACAAGCTTCTACTTGGAGACATAAACTTGCTAGAAAGCAAGCTACACTTCTCATTAAGGAACCTTCCAAAGGCAAAAGCTGCACTCACAGCAGCAAGAACAGCTGCAAATGCTATTCATGTGCCGCCGGCACAGCAAGGTGCCATAGATCTGCAGAGTGGACTACTGCATGCTGAGGAGAAGGATTATAAAATTGCATATAGTTATTTCTTTGAAGCATTTGAATCCttcaataaaatgaataaaatttga